From Microbacterium croceum, a single genomic window includes:
- a CDS encoding Dyp-type peroxidase, whose amino-acid sequence MPAPAEGARTDRTGSTRRQFLLGGAVAGVGAAAAIGVDYALTRQDAPATAPSTPLNGEQTVPFFGIHQAGIDTPAQAHGLFLGLDLLDTTDREGLTRLLRILTDDAARLTQGTPALADSEPELALAPARLTVTFGFGPGLVARAASTGPSWLAPLPAFTVDRLQPEFSDGDLLLQIAGDDPLTVAHAARMLLKDTRSFASLRWSQNGFRRAHGTERAGTTMRNLFGQVDGTTNPQPGTKDFDAVVWSDDDWLAGGTSAVIRRIRMDLDKWDRLDRSGREASIGRNLANGAPLTGKEEFDEPDFEATTSIGFPVIPQFAHIRRARGDDREKIFRRAYNYDERPAGSSVSESGLIFVSFQADVDRQFTPMQRRLDELDLLNEWTTPIGSAVFAVPPGCREGGFIGDTLLTGEQRP is encoded by the coding sequence ATGCCGGCGCCCGCTGAGGGCGCGCGCACCGATCGCACCGGGTCGACCCGGCGGCAGTTCCTCCTCGGAGGAGCTGTCGCCGGTGTCGGCGCGGCCGCGGCGATCGGTGTCGACTACGCGCTCACTCGACAGGACGCACCGGCGACCGCACCATCGACGCCCCTGAACGGCGAACAGACGGTGCCCTTCTTCGGCATCCACCAGGCCGGGATCGACACCCCGGCGCAGGCTCACGGCCTGTTCCTCGGTCTGGACCTGCTCGACACGACCGACCGCGAGGGGCTCACCCGCCTGCTGCGCATCCTCACCGACGACGCCGCCCGCCTCACCCAGGGCACCCCCGCGCTCGCGGACTCGGAGCCCGAACTCGCCCTGGCGCCTGCGCGGCTGACCGTGACCTTCGGCTTCGGCCCAGGGCTGGTCGCACGCGCCGCCAGCACGGGGCCGTCGTGGCTCGCGCCGCTCCCGGCCTTCACGGTCGACCGGCTCCAGCCCGAGTTCAGCGACGGCGACCTGCTGTTGCAGATCGCCGGAGACGATCCGCTGACCGTGGCGCACGCGGCGCGCATGCTGCTGAAGGACACCCGCAGCTTCGCGAGTCTGCGCTGGAGTCAGAACGGGTTCCGCCGCGCCCACGGCACCGAACGAGCGGGCACGACCATGCGCAACCTGTTCGGACAGGTCGACGGCACCACGAACCCGCAGCCGGGGACGAAGGACTTCGACGCCGTGGTGTGGTCGGATGACGACTGGCTGGCCGGTGGCACGAGCGCCGTGATCCGCCGCATCCGGATGGACCTCGACAAGTGGGATCGGCTCGACCGCAGCGGACGGGAGGCGTCGATCGGACGGAACCTCGCGAACGGCGCTCCCCTGACCGGGAAGGAGGAGTTCGACGAACCCGACTTCGAGGCGACGACATCGATCGGCTTCCCCGTCATCCCGCAGTTCGCTCACATCCGTCGCGCCCGGGGCGATGACAGAGAGAAGATCTTCCGTCGGGCCTACAACTACGACGAGCGGCCAGCCGGGAGCAGCGTCTCGGAGTCCGGGCTGATCTTCGTGTCGTTCCAGGCCGACGTCGACCGGCAGTTCACCCCGATGCAGCGACGGCTCGACGAGCTCGATCTGCTCAACGAGTGGACCACCCCGATCGGCTCCGCCGTGTTCGCCGTTCCACCGGGGTGCCGCGAGGGCGGCTTCATCGGCGACACCCTCCTCACGGGAGAGCAACGGCCGTGA